The Methanoculleus marisnigri JR1 genome window below encodes:
- a CDS encoding mechanosensitive ion channel family protein encodes MQADRRQPERQEERRATLRTVAVIVISGTATALFLLAALLYPDIFLERVFYTSLTISLVYFFFLVVESLTLRRIKDERERYSFRRTVSILKFVVVAVILLRVWIDTNYIFVAYGIIGAGIAVALQDLFKNFVGGILIIVSRTYQIGDRIEISETMGDVLDIGILATKILEIHARDVKGDQATGRIAVVPNGAVLSSRVFNYTMDHTFVWDEISIPITYGSDWRRAVSLFLDIVRRETAATSGRAEREIERIGMRYYLPRREVEPSVYLTLTDNWIDFSIRYVTDVRRKRATKDDLSRKLLEAIEAADGITIATENIIVYDGGPVEDA; translated from the coding sequence ATGCAGGCGGACCGACGGCAACCGGAGAGGCAGGAAGAGAGACGGGCGACGCTGAGAACCGTCGCCGTCATCGTGATCTCCGGCACCGCCACGGCCCTGTTCCTGCTTGCAGCACTCCTCTACCCGGACATCTTCCTCGAACGCGTCTTCTACACGTCCCTCACGATCAGCCTCGTCTACTTCTTCTTTCTCGTCGTCGAGTCGCTCACCCTCCGGCGCATCAAGGACGAGCGGGAGCGCTACTCGTTTCGGAGAACGGTGTCCATCTTAAAGTTCGTCGTCGTCGCCGTCATCCTCCTCCGGGTCTGGATCGACACCAACTACATCTTCGTCGCCTACGGGATCATCGGTGCCGGGATCGCCGTCGCGCTCCAGGATCTCTTCAAGAACTTCGTCGGCGGGATCCTGATCATCGTCTCGCGCACCTACCAGATCGGCGACCGTATCGAGATCAGCGAGACGATGGGCGACGTTCTCGATATCGGGATCCTCGCGACGAAGATCCTGGAGATCCACGCCCGCGACGTGAAGGGAGATCAGGCAACGGGCAGGATCGCCGTCGTCCCGAACGGTGCCGTCCTGTCATCAAGGGTCTTCAACTACACGATGGATCACACCTTCGTCTGGGACGAGATCTCCATCCCCATCACCTACGGGTCGGACTGGCGGCGGGCAGTCTCCCTCTTCCTCGATATCGTTCGCCGGGAGACGGCGGCGACGTCCGGACGGGCCGAGCGGGAGATCGAGAGGATCGGCATGCGTTACTACCTGCCGAGGAGAGAGGTGGAGCCGTCCGTCTACCTGACCCTCACCGACAACTGGATCGACTTTTCTATCCGGTACGTGACCGACGTCCGGAGGAAACGGGCCACGAAGGACGACCTCTCCCGCAAACTCCTCGAGGCGATCGAAGCGGCCGACGGTATCACCATCGCGACCGAGAACATTATCGTCTACGACGGCGGGCCGGTCGAAGACGCGTGA
- the corA gene encoding magnesium/cobalt transporter CorA yields the protein MSLHDDQVTGGAAPRSRPVTVTVIDYDESRLEERTYTLPGEFRLSVLHEGVIWIDVDGVHDTGVIQAVGDAVGIHPLTLEDIANTRQRPKIEDYGDYLYVAVRMLAPGDGEFHSEQVSLVLGRGYVVSFQEHPGDVFERIRERLRAGAGRLRSVGPDYLFYALLDAIVDGYFSVIEVFGERIEAVEEEVVADPDRGTLQVIYALKRSLIALRRSVWPLREAVAQLERGESPLIGEQTLVYFRDVYDHTIEVAETVETYRDTMSGILDVYLSSQSSRMNEIMKVLTVIATIFIPLTFIAGVYGMNFAYMPEISHPWGYPAALASMAVVAVAMLLYFRKKGWI from the coding sequence ATGAGCCTGCACGACGACCAGGTGACGGGTGGAGCGGCCCCCCGCTCACGACCGGTCACCGTCACGGTCATCGACTACGATGAGTCCCGCCTCGAAGAGCGAACGTACACGCTGCCGGGGGAGTTCCGGCTCTCCGTCCTCCATGAGGGGGTCATCTGGATCGACGTCGACGGCGTCCACGATACCGGGGTGATCCAGGCGGTCGGGGATGCCGTCGGGATTCACCCCCTGACCCTGGAGGACATCGCGAACACCCGCCAGCGGCCGAAGATCGAGGATTACGGCGATTACCTCTACGTTGCAGTCCGGATGCTCGCTCCCGGAGACGGCGAGTTCCATAGCGAGCAGGTCAGCCTGGTGCTCGGGAGAGGTTACGTCGTATCCTTCCAGGAACACCCGGGCGACGTCTTCGAGCGCATCCGGGAGCGGCTGCGTGCAGGAGCCGGGCGGCTCCGAAGCGTTGGGCCGGATTACCTCTTCTATGCCCTGCTCGACGCGATTGTCGACGGCTACTTCTCTGTGATCGAGGTCTTCGGGGAGCGTATCGAGGCGGTCGAGGAGGAGGTGGTGGCTGACCCCGACCGCGGGACACTGCAGGTGATATATGCCTTAAAACGATCCCTGATAGCGCTCCGGCGCTCGGTCTGGCCGCTCCGCGAAGCGGTTGCACAACTCGAACGGGGCGAATCGCCCCTGATCGGGGAACAGACGCTCGTCTACTTCCGGGACGTCTACGACCACACCATAGAGGTTGCCGAGACCGTGGAGACCTACCGGGATACGATGTCCGGAATCCTCGACGTCTACCTCTCGAGCCAGAGCAGCCGGATGAACGAGATCATGAAGGTCCTCACCGTCATCGCCACCATCTTCATCCCGCTCACCTTCATCGCCGGGGTCTACGGCATGAACTTCGCCTACATGCCGGAGATCAGCCATCCCTGGGGCTACCCTGCGGCCCTCGCCTCGATGGCGGTCGTCGCGGTCGCGATGCTCCTCTACTTCAGGAAGAAAGGGTGGATCTGA